AGTTTAATGAGTTTAACTGATAAAATAACTCATAAAACAAATATTGGGTTCTGGGCTTACAGCAGTGCTTTAAGTTTCTGTTTCAAATGTAAAACATTAATGAAAGGTTTACAATCAACCTGTACTCATTGTGGTGAAACAAAAGAAGTAGAATGGTATGATCGTATCACTGGTTACGTACAACAAGTAGGTCATGCTGAAAGTGCTTCTGGTGGATGGAACGCAGGTAAAAAACAAGAATTATTAGATAGAAAAAGATGGGAACAATAATCCCATAATATCTCACCCCTTTTTTTATTATAAATATTTATCATCTATAATTACAGCTGTACCATATGCAGATATTAGCATATCTGGAGGTATACGTGTATTATAATTAGTATATTCTATTTCTATATCAATTATTGCATTAGCATTGTTTTTTTGAGCTTCTTTTTGTAATTCTCGTATTATTTGTTCTTTAGCCTTTAAGTAATATTCATGTTTCATGTTTTTCTTGTCTTCTAAGGGTGTTCTAAAGTATTCTACAATATGTCTTGGTTTTCTTCTGAAAGGTATGACAAGTTCAACTATAATTAACCCCTTATATTCTTCGATAGGTATGTCTGGTGCACTATTAAGTACTAATATATTTAAGTAGGATATGTCTGTCGTGTTAGGTAGTTCTATAATTTCGTTATATGTTGGATTAAAATGGTCTGCTATATATCCACCTATTAAACCTAGTATATATGATAGGACTAGCAGTATTCCTAGAATGATGTAGTTCATAGTTAATGGAATAGCTGCCTGTATCATTAATAATAATCCGCCTATTGTGAAGATATTCCATGTTATTGGTTGAGCTGGGAATAGCCATCCTATTACATTTGTTATGATAAATAACACTACCGCACTTATAGCTCCAGAGGATTCATCAGTTAATCTTTTAGAGACATATGTTTCAACGAATCCTGCAATGACTGGTGAGATAAATACATGAATATTAACTCCGAATATTGTTATATTAAATAATAAGCAGAGGTATAATGATATTAATCCTGCAAGTGTTCCCATAATAATAGAAAAAAGAGTGTACTTATCTTTTCTGGTTAGATTTATATTAAATTTAGGCAATTATCATCACACCACGTTTTATACTATTATTTTTCATTGAATTTAATAAAAATATTTTTGTATAATTATCATATACTAATGGTTAATTGTATAAACATAATTAAACATAATAATTAATACATAACAATAAATATTTTCAGGATTATTCTATTTCTGAAAATGGTTAAACTCATAGATTTAACAGAAACACTCATTTATTACTTTGTCTTTTTTTCAAATAATAAATAGAACAGTGAGATAATATTTTTTGTATATGGAGGCTAACAATGAAAAACGTAGATTTACTAGTATTAGGACACACAGCTTTTGATTATATTATGCAAGTTAAAGAATTTTCAAGAATAAACACATCTGCAATAGTTGAAAAGATGGAGACATTTAATGGTGGAGCAGCAGGTAACGTTGCAGTAGTAGCAAGTAAACTTGGATTAGATGTAGGACTTATATCATGTATAGGTAAAGACTTCAAAGACAGTGACTATGAACAAGTATTATTAAATCAGGGAATTGACATATCAGATATGATTGTATCAGAGGATGCAAATACTCCTACAGCATTTGTATTAACAAACCCTGATGATGAACAAATGTTTTACTTTTATTGGGGAGCAGCTGAAAAATATCAGACAAGTGAAGTACCAAAAGAAGCTATTGATAAGGCACGTGCAGTACATCTTGCAACAGGAGATCCACAATATAATATAAAAGCAGGTAAATATGCATACAGTCAAAATAAATTAGTTTCATTTGACCCTGGTCAAGATTTACACTTATATACTACCAGTGATTTAGAAGAATTAACAAATAATTGTAACATACTCTTTGGTAATGAACATGAAATAGAATATATATGTGATTTATTAGAATGTACAATCGATGATTTACTAAGTAATGGTCCTAATATGGTTGTACAAACTCTCGGTGATAAAGGTAGTTTAATTTACGTTAAAGAAGAAGATCCAATAAAAATTGATGCTGTAAAAACAAAAGCATATGATCCTACAGGTGCTGGAGATTCATATAAAGCAGCATTTTTAAGTTTATATTTACATGATAATAACTTAGAAACCTGTGGAAGATATGCAAGTGCAGTATCTTCTTATATTGTGGAAACACAGGGAACTCAGACAAACATACCAACCTCTGATCAAGCACTAGAAAGAATGACTGATCAATGGTCAGAAATGGACTTATAAATCAAGATTTATTAATATTTTCTTGATTACTCTTTCTTTTTTTCTATATAATATTAATAACAATTTTTTTCCTAAGTTTCTCGTGTTTACATGAGTATATTATGTTATTAAAAATTACTTGAAAAAAGTGATTTTTTATTCTTTTTTTTGTATTTTTGATAATTTATTTTCATGAAAATTATCTTAAAAACATAAAAAGTAATAATATTATAATAATTAGTAATATAATATTTTAAATTTTACTTGAAAAACAATGTTTATAATTCCTTTTTTTTTATTAAATATTGATTTTTTACAAAAAATGACAAAATAAAAATAAATTTTTCAAAAAAATTTCATACTTTTTCTAAACGTTTATATACTCTATAAAACTAAGTTCTAACTAAGTCTAAAATGAGTGGGATAATTAATTTA
This genomic interval from Candidatus Methanosphaera massiliense contains the following:
- a CDS encoding heavy metal-binding domain-containing protein → MPKFNINLTRKDKYTLFSIIMGTLAGLISLYLCLLFNITIFGVNIHVFISPVIAGFVETYVSKRLTDESSGAISAVVLFIITNVIGWLFPAQPITWNIFTIGGLLLMIQAAIPLTMNYIILGILLVLSYILGLIGGYIADHFNPTYNEIIELPNTTDISYLNILVLNSAPDIPIEEYKGLIIVELVIPFRRKPRHIVEYFRTPLEDKKNMKHEYYLKAKEQIIRELQKEAQKNNANAIIDIEIEYTNYNTRIPPDMLISAYGTAVIIDDKYL
- a CDS encoding carbohydrate kinase family protein, yielding MKNVDLLVLGHTAFDYIMQVKEFSRINTSAIVEKMETFNGGAAGNVAVVASKLGLDVGLISCIGKDFKDSDYEQVLLNQGIDISDMIVSEDANTPTAFVLTNPDDEQMFYFYWGAAEKYQTSEVPKEAIDKARAVHLATGDPQYNIKAGKYAYSQNKLVSFDPGQDLHLYTTSDLEELTNNCNILFGNEHEIEYICDLLECTIDDLLSNGPNMVVQTLGDKGSLIYVKEEDPIKIDAVKTKAYDPTGAGDSYKAAFLSLYLHDNNLETCGRYASAVSSYIVETQGTQTNIPTSDQALERMTDQWSEMDL